In Methylobacterium aquaticum, the following are encoded in one genomic region:
- a CDS encoding FtsB family cell division protein, producing MVVRRRARAVLLPLGLYAVSILVVGYFLHEAENGNRGLEAKRALKIQAYNLQQELDATKADRAEWERRVALLRSDQIDRDLLEERARVVLGRVHPNDVVIINP from the coding sequence ATGGTAGTCCGTCGTCGCGCCCGTGCCGTCCTGTTGCCGCTCGGCCTCTACGCCGTGTCGATCCTCGTGGTCGGCTACTTTCTGCACGAGGCCGAGAATGGAAATCGCGGCCTCGAAGCCAAGCGGGCCTTGAAGATCCAGGCCTACAACCTCCAGCAGGAGCTCGACGCCACCAAGGCCGACCGGGCCGAGTGGGAGCGGCGCGTCGCCCTGCTGCGCAGCGACCAGATCGACCGCGACCTCCTGGAGGAGCGGGCCCGGGTCGTGCTCGGCCGCGTCCACCCCAACGACGTGGTCATCATCAACCCGTGA